The nucleotide sequence AGTGCAAACTGCGCTGCAACATCTATTGGAGGATTAGGAAATATTACGCTAAAAGTAAGATTCTCACCCGCATTAGAAACCCATCCGGCACCACGTTGGCCCCTACCCGCAGACTGTTCAAAAGCTGTGATACAAACTGCTTCTTCATTTTTATTAGATTGATACCATTCCCTTGCTAAAGAATTGGTAGATTGGGTGGCACTAACTTTGATAATACGCATATACGTAAGTGGACTAGATTTAGGAGTTAAATGTTCTGTTAACAGTCCCTTAAAAAGACTAAAAAGTAATAACTTTGCGTAAAGAAATAAATTTAATGGCAAATAAAGAAACGAACAACGATCAACTTATCGCTCAAATATTAAAAGGAATTGAAGAGGTTAAAGGAAATAACATTGATATTCTAGATTTAAGAGAAATTGAAAATACAGTTTGTGACTATTTTATTATCTGTAATGGTACTTCCAATACACAGGTAAACGCCATAGTAAACTCCGTACAGAAAACCGTTAGTAAGGCGCTACAAGACAAACCATGGCATATTGAAGGAAGTGATA is from Gillisia sp. Hel1_33_143 and encodes:
- the rsfS gene encoding ribosome silencing factor — protein: MANKETNNDQLIAQILKGIEEVKGNNIDILDLREIENTVCDYFIICNGTSNTQVNAIVNSVQKTVSKALQDKPWHIEGSDNAEWVLMDYVNVVVHVFQKHIREYYDIESLWGDAKVTSIQTNY